A genome region from Physeter macrocephalus isolate SW-GA chromosome 4, ASM283717v5, whole genome shotgun sequence includes the following:
- the FASLG gene encoding tumor necrosis factor ligand superfamily member 6 — MQQPLNYPYPQIFWVDSSASSPWASPGSVFPCPSSVPGRPGQRRPPPLPPPLKKRRDHNTGLCLLVMFFMVLVALVGLGMGLFQLFHLQKELAELRESTSQRHTESSLEKQIGHPNPSSKKTELRKAAHLTGKPNSRSIPLEWEDTYGIALVSGVKYKKGSLVINETGLYFVYSKVYFRGQSCNNQPLNHKVYTRNFRYPQDLVLMEGKMMNYCTTGQMWARSSYLGAVFNLTNADHLYVNVSELSLVNFEESKTFFGLYKL; from the exons ATGCAGCAGCCCTTGAATTACCCATACCCCCAGATTTTCTGGGTGGACAGCAGTGCCAGCTCTCCCTGGGCCTCTCCAGGGTCAGTCTTCCCCTGTCCGTCCTCTGTGCCAGGAAGGCCGGGGCAAAGGAggccaccaccactaccaccacctctGAAGAAGAGGAGGGACCACAACACAGGCCTGTGTCTCCTTGTGATGTTTTTCATGGTTCTGGTGGCCCTGGTTGGATTGGGGATGGGACTATTTCAGCTCTTCCACCTGCAGAAGGAACTGGCCGAACTCAGAGAG TCCACCAGCCAAAGGCATACAGAATCATCTTTGGAGAAGCAAATAG GTCACCCCAATCCATCCTCTAAGAAAACGGAGCTGAGAAAGGCAGCCCATTTAACAG GCAAGCCCAACTCAAGATCCATCCCTCTGGAATGGGAAGACACTTATGGAATTGCCCTGGTTTCTGGGGTGAAGTATAAGAAGGGCAGCCTTGTGATCAATGAAACTGGGCTGTATTTTGTGTATTCCAAAGTGTACTTCCGGGGTCAGTCCTGCAACAACCAGCCCCTGAACCACAAGGTCTACACGAGGAACTTTAGGTACCCCCAGGACCTGGTGCTCATGGAGGGGAAGATGATGAACTACTGCACTACTGGCCAGATGTGGGCCCGCAGCAGCTACCTGGGGGCTGTGTTCAATCTCACCAATGCTGACCATTTATATGTCAATGTATCTGAGCTCTCTCTGGTCAATTTTGAGGAATCTAAGACATTTTTTGGCTTATATAAGCTCTAA